AAGTAGTGGGGTATAGCCGAGTTGCATGGGTTCCAGAGCAAGACTGGCTGAGGCGGATAGCTGGACAGGGTGTCGGTTCGTAGCAGGTTGTCAACGTGAATGGCAAGTTCAATTAAAGCGTTGAGCGAGCTTCCCTCATCCCGGCATGCGAGTTCGGCTTGCAGATCCAGTGTTAGACCCCTTTGGAACAGCAGTTTTAAAGTGTCCTTAACCCAGTTAGTTTGAGCGGCCAGAGTATTAAAGTTCAGCGCTTAAtcggctgctgtttgtttaccTTGGCTGAGAGAAAGTAACTGATCGCCAGCGCTCTTGCCTCCTTCGGGATGTTCGAAGACTTCTTTAAAGTTTCGCAAGAAATCCTAAAAGGTGGGGAACACGGAGCTGACATCTCTCCACACCGCGGTGGCCCAATCCAGTGCTTTGCCAGTGAGTAAGGAACACACAAACGATCTCCGACTGGATTCGGTGGGATACAGAGACGGTTGCTGGTTGATAAACAGGGAACATTGGAGATGGAACCCCTTACATCTGGCAGGAGTGCCGTCTAACTTTTCTGGGAGCGCTAAGCGAGGATTGACTGCAGGGGAGGCCACGAAACCTGGATTGGCGGGAGCAGCAGGCGGCGGCGTGGTGGCTTCGGCAGGACTGAATCGGAGGCCTTGTAGCGTTTTCACCAGCTCTTCGGTAAGGGAAGTCAAGCGGTTGAGTTGATGTTGATGttgtgggtgggtgggtgtgggtgtgggtgtgtgtgtgtgtgtgtgtgtgtgtgtgtgtgtcttaaatagtgtgagtgtgatgcagtgcaggtgtgtgtgcaaTCAGTCCCAAGAATGAGGGCCCATGGGAAACATAGTCCGAATGACAACTGATCAGTATTCCGGTGATGGCTCCCTCTGGCGGTCTGGAGGAAGGGCCGTGGGAGCCACATTCGTGACAGgagcaagctgttagtaaatctggctcAAAATTTCTCAGATTATAATATAGTTTAACAGCTCTGTCCAAATCTGGCTAGGTCCTGACACTAAACTCATGCAGAACTCTGGCAAATCCATCTTCAAGAGAACCAGCATTGATCACCTCATGAATGTCCTGGTGATATTTGTGAGTAGATTTGTGTAAATAtctttagaaatattttgttttgtgtttgtgatgtttcatttcaaatcctgttcatttgtttgttagatttTTGGTTTTCTGGCCTTCATGTGCACCATCTTGTCCATTGGGAATGCCATTTGGGAATACCAGGAAGGGAATTCCTTCATTGCCTTCCTCCCCAGGGCTGATGGGGCGAATGCATCTCTCTCAGCATTTCTCACCTTCTGGTCCTACGTCATCATCCTCAACACTGTAGTGCCCATCTCTCTCTATGTCAGGtcagaagttatattaacttatattaaatcaaaatgaTCTGGTTATTTGCATGCATATTACATATCTTCAATACATGGAGTTTAAAACATCTGcatatattatgttataatgCATTTCATTATAATGACAGACAGTGAGGTCAAAACGTCTTAGACCTCATACAAATCttggattttattattattatttttagatgtatttttgctaaattttaaacaattttaacaaaacaagTTATGATGCAAAATGAAGAGATACCAAATACATcaataaaattatgaaattcAGGTAAATATTTTAGTTAAACCTTAATTATGctgataatatattttataatgaaagaaaattgtttgaaattctaaaaatgctggtcaaactttattttaggtcaccttaactactatgtacttaacCATTTGATACAATATACTTatcatgtacatacatgttggtGCATTTATACTTTCATTTAAAGTACTTGCATTTAGTTATCATTTGTAGTTACACTGTTAACTTGACTCCAAGTCGTAACCCAACCATTTCCCCAAAATCTATCTAAAAATTCTATCCCCTataatcctaaccctaaccttaCTTCTAAACCTAACCATATCTTATACTTTTTAGCAGTGAATGTGGGAATTTTCCTGTTGGTATTTAATGTTAGTACATAATAGTTAAGGCCACCTTATATAAAGTGTGATCAAAATGCTATTGATCTTTTTTCCCCTGTCAATAGTGTTGAGATCCTTCGTCTAGGCAACAGCTATTTCATTGATTGGGACCGTAAAATGTACCATGTCAAGAGTGACACACCAGCCCAGGCCAGGACAACCACTCTCAATGAGGAGCTGGGTCAGATCAAATATATCTTCTCTGATAAGACGGGAACCTTGACCCAGAACATCATGACCTTCAACAGGTGCTCCATCAATGGAAAATCATATGGTAAGAGCTCAAAGAGCTGTCACATTGCATGTAACAATTTTAACTACAAGGTATACACTAATTCACTTGTTTTTACATTCCTCAGGTGAGGTTGTGGACTTTGCCGGGCAGAGGGTTGAAGTCACTGAGGTTAGTGGTTACAAAATTGACAatatatttctcttaaatattcACTTgagtaaaaaatgattttagtgACTCCCCTAagaattacttaaaaaaaacaacaacactttTTTCCTTACTCATTCTTTCCATATTCTTCCCCGTTTATAGAAGACAGAGAAGGTCGATTTCTCCTGGAACTCTCTTGCCGACCCAAAGTTCTATTTCCATGACCATAAGCTGGTGGAAGCGGTGAAGTTGGGCTCTCCAGAGGTCCAATCCTTCTTCCGACTGCTGGCGCTCTGCCATACTGTCATGCCTGAGGAAAAAACAGAAGGTGAGTGCCACCTACAGCATGCTCTACAACACTGTTAGCTATTCACAATGGATTCTCAACACATCTATACACAGATTGCACTGATTCAGACAAATCTGgtacaatatacagtatatctcaatatacagtatatctgtATTAGTGTTTTAACAATTTAtgaatgcatccatccatctatttacacagaacaaaattataaacgcaacacacttgttttttcccccatttttcatgagctgaactcaaagatctaagactttttctacgtacacaaaaggcctatttctctcaaatattgttcacaaatctgtctaaatctatgttagtgagcacttctcctttgccgagaaAATCCAtacacctcacaggtgtggcatatcaagatgctgattattGCACAGCATGATTTAGACAGATTTTGTGAAAGTTTCTTATTAGcacacatattactaggatattggcggTTTATTAGTACTTACAAAGCaaatattaatgccttattctgcatgaccatattctacatcttTTAATCTTTAATTCCTATACTTAACTACCTTACTTAATAAGCaataattaggagtttattgaggcaaaagtcagaGTTATTAGTGAGAAATGGACCCTATTCTAATCTATATGAAGACATCTGAACACTATCTTTCTCCACAGGAGAGCTATTTTACCAGGCTCAGTCTCCAGATGAGGGGGCTCTGGTCACCGCAGCAAGGAATTTTGGCTTCGTATTTCGTTCTCGTACCCCAGAGACCATCTCTGTTGTGGAGATGGGAGTTCCTACCACCTACAAGCTACTGGCAGTGCTGGATTTCAACAACGTCCGCAAGAGGATGTCTGTTATTGGTGAGACCATAAGCTGAATTAAGCAGTACAGTAAAAAATTCTGAATTACAACAATCTCCAGTACAATATTGTCAAGTATATGTGCGTTTCTTCAGTTCGTAATCCAGAGGGCAAACTGACACTTTACTGTAAGGGAGCCGACACAATTATCTTCGAGAGGCTGCATCCATCGTCCACCAAACTCATGGAGGTCACCACAGAACACCTTAACGTGAGTTACATTTGTGTTTCCATGAGATTGTGTCAATGTCTGTGTGAGTTTCTCATGTTTGACTAACACAATCCCAGGAATATGCTGGAGAGGGTCTGAGGACACTGGCTTTGGCCTATAAGGACTTAGATGAAGACAAGTTTGAGGAATGGAGAGAGCGACATCATGAGGCCAGCACAGCACTGGATGACCGCGAGGCAAAACTGGATGCTATTTATGAAGAAATCGAGAAGGATTTACTGGTAAAATCACCATCACACAGAATGCTAAAGCGTTGCTATGGTGTTTGCTTCTCTAGATGTTCCTCATTCAATGTAAGCCATTGGGATTTCTCTTATTTCtgagtatttatttttatataaagtatgtttttgtgtgCGTTCAGCTCCTTGGTGCTTCTGCAGTTGAGGATAAACTTCAAGATGGAGTGCCTCAGACCATTGAGCAACTCGCCAAAGCTGACATTAAAATCTGGGTGTTGACAGGAGACAAACAGGGTGAGTTCACTCATTCATTTACCATAAATTGAGCTTTTAATGGCAGTTGAACTTTCTCAAAAGACCAGCTTATGTCAAGCTGGTTTGGTGCTGGTCTAGTTGATATTTCCAGCCACACATCATGCAAATCATTACAATGTCCCACAGAGACGGCTGAGAACATTGGTTACTCTTGTAATATGCTTCGAGAGGAAATGAAAGAGATCTTCATAGTGGCCGCCAACACAGCAGAGGAAGTGCGAGAGGAACTTGTGTAAGTTTCATCTCTCTATCTCTAAACCAGGGATCTCTAGTcttgctcctggagggccactgtcatACAAAGTTTGTTGAGGCAAGTCGGAGCTAagctctgcaggacagtggttcTTCACGACCAAGTTTGGACACCCTTGCTCTGAACCACTTCAAATGGATCACATTTGAAATTAAGTGATCCATACTCTGTGTTCAGGAATGCCAGGAAAAAGATGTCACCAGAATCAGGAGATGAGCCACCCATTCAGAAGAGTAGACTTCTGGGTAAAAAATCTCAGGTGTTGGATGACGAGAAGGTCGATGGGGAATATGGACTGGTAATTAATGGCCACAGTCTGGTAAGAGAAATCTAACCTTGGTTAATTAATTGAAAAGAAGGAAACTCTTTTAATCATTGTGTCTCCCAATATTCTGTGCCCAGGCATTTGCTCTGCAGAAGGACATGCAGTTGGAGCTCTTGAGGACCGCATGTATGTGCCAAGCGGTCATCTGTTGCAGGGTCACCCCTCTTCAGAAAGCTCAAGTGGTGGAACTTGTCAAGAAGAACAAGAAAGCAGTGACGCTAGCTATTGGAGATGGAGCCAATGACGTCAGCATGATCAAAAGTGAGTGTTTCTCACATAGAGAGATGACATGAGTGTGAAAGACATGGGAAGTGATCTGGGAAGAGTAAGATTATATGCACTTATAAGAAACAATGGGTCAGTGACAAAACTGGGAAATTTATGACATAAACAGTATATGTGTAAACTTAAGACAAGTATGCTAAATCACTTACAATAACTTACTTGTCTGTTTAAAAACTCCTCATGACCTCTATAGCTGCCCATATTGGTGTTGGCATTAGTGGGCAAGAAGGCATGCAGGCGGTTCTCTCCAGTGACTTCTCCTTCGCCCAGTTCCGTTACCTCCAGCGCCTCCTGTTGGTACACGGCCGCTGGTCCTATCTGCGCATGTGTAAGTTCCTGCGCTACTTCTTCTACAAGAACTTCACTTTCACCTTCGTTCACTTCTGGTATGGCTTCTTCTGCGGCTTCTCTGCACAGGTGAGATGGAAATATTTGAAGTCACATTTGTCATATGTCATAATAACTGTGCCGAAATGTACACCTACCTACCATTAGTGAATACTGAGTTTAATTTCAGTTCAGCAATTCTGTGTACTGTAGTTGATatcattaattatattatatatacagtccaaGTGGAAtgcttatatttacatttacattctaatttaaaacaaatttaattaaattttaaattaaattacattaacatttatttttaatttatatttttaaaacgttttttttgtaattaagttaaattaaaaatgttttaaaaataattataaattatacattatcatattacatatttataaaattattcatataataattatatatttcattataatataagtattcattataatataaattaaaaatttaaatgatcaCATTTTCACtcaaatttaattattaaatttgagtgaaaatgtgaataGAAAAATTAATTCCATGAatttcagaatgttttagcatAAATTCTACAAATTACCCAGCCAGTGTGTTCTGCTCTTTCTACAGACTGTGTACGATGAGTGGTTCATTACGATCTACAACCTGATGTATACGGCTTTACCTGTTATTGGACTCAGTCTCTTTGATCAAGTATGTCATCATATATCAATATGGATTACCCTGGATGAGCATGCTACAGTGTCATGAAAGTTAATTCATTCATGAATATGTGTGCATGTGCAGGACGTAAATGACCGCTGGAGTTTCCAGTACCCCCAGCTTTACGCTCCGGGACAGCTGAACCAGTATTTCAGTAAGATGGCCTTTGC
This genomic stretch from Megalobrama amblycephala isolate DHTTF-2021 linkage group LG2, ASM1881202v1, whole genome shotgun sequence harbors:
- the LOC125256607 gene encoding phospholipid-transporting ATPase ID-like — translated: MGSLLSACGINVKKKKVEEERHLRANDREFNLSFKYANNAIKTSKYNFFTFLPLNLFEQFQRLANAYFVFLLILQLIPQISSLSWFTTVVPLLLVLSITLAKDLSDDITRHKNDNHVNNRKVEVLIDGELKSEKWMNVQVGDIVKLENNEFVTADLLLLSSSEPLNLIYIETAELDGETNLKVKQALTITGDLGNDIQRLAAFNGEVRCEPPNNRLDKFTGTLTVGGETLSLDNDRILLRGCTLRNTEWCFGLVVFGGPDTKLMQNSGKSIFKRTSIDHLMNVLVIFIFGFLAFMCTILSIGNAIWEYQEGNSFIAFLPRADGANASLSAFLTFWSYVIILNTVVPISLYVSVEILRLGNSYFIDWDRKMYHVKSDTPAQARTTTLNEELGQIKYIFSDKTGTLTQNIMTFNRCSINGKSYGEVVDFAGQRVEVTEKTEKVDFSWNSLADPKFYFHDHKLVEAVKLGSPEVQSFFRLLALCHTVMPEEKTEGELFYQAQSPDEGALVTAARNFGFVFRSRTPETISVVEMGVPTTYKLLAVLDFNNVRKRMSVIVRNPEGKLTLYCKGADTIIFERLHPSSTKLMEVTTEHLNEYAGEGLRTLALAYKDLDEDKFEEWRERHHEASTALDDREAKLDAIYEEIEKDLLLLGASAVEDKLQDGVPQTIEQLAKADIKIWVLTGDKQETAENIGYSCNMLREEMKEIFIVAANTAEEVREELVNARKKMSPESGDEPPIQKSRLLGKKSQVLDDEKVDGEYGLVINGHSLAFALQKDMQLELLRTACMCQAVICCRVTPLQKAQVVELVKKNKKAVTLAIGDGANDVSMIKTAHIGVGISGQEGMQAVLSSDFSFAQFRYLQRLLLVHGRWSYLRMCKFLRYFFYKNFTFTFVHFWYGFFCGFSAQTVYDEWFITIYNLMYTALPVIGLSLFDQDVNDRWSFQYPQLYAPGQLNQYFSKMAFARILLHSCYSSLILFFVPWAAMCDTVRDDGKDIADYQSFALLAQTCLLIAVSVQLGLDTYYWTAVNQFFLWGSLSVYFAVTFTMYSNGMYLIFTSSFPFIGTARNSLNQPNVWLTILLTTILCSLPVVAKRFLFIQLKPTINDKVRHKVRQAKAVPLPPPRKFPRRRISTRRSGYAFSHARGYGDLVTSGRFLRIPVKTRPPLFPHSETPVADSTPQTYRTIFEEAQSP